From Daucus carota subsp. sativus chromosome 6, DH1 v3.0, whole genome shotgun sequence:
TTGTAAGTATGAAGATTTAAGGGTCTGCCAGTAAGACGAGAATGTTGAATCTAAAGGGATTAGACAATGGAATGCACATATGTTATTATCTGGGACAACTGTATATATGAACATGAACCAACATTAATCTATTAGTTCTCACAATGTACGTCTAAAATGAAAACACAACAACATTGATCTCTTAGTTCTCACAATGTATGTCATCCTTGTAGCCCTTTATCGCCACCTTGTTGGTGCCACACTTCTGCCAAAAATTCAGCATGTTGCTCGTGATACTCACTGCTATTCATCTCTGTTAACCTGGATCACAAAGTTGTTTTACATTCAGTCACTTCAACCACACTAGGGGTAACCCAATCGAGCAATCGAAGTACATAAGAATACAATCTCTTAATATTTTCCTTATCCTGCTGTTAAAACCCTTCTGCTATTAGGTCAAGTGCATAATTTGTAGGAATTAAACTGTCAAAGAGATAAGTTGCTTTTTAACTGATAATGCTCACTCAGAAGTGCTGTAAAAAGATGAAATGTGATTGCTTGCGTAACTGCTACTTGCCAAGGGTTAATGCGTACCAAAGTTAAAAGAAGTAAGAATGCATGCACTTGATACTGATTGAATAAAGGGCATTCAAAGTCGCACAgtcaaaatatttacaaatgcAACAAAGTTGATATGCTTGTTCCAAGTGTAAACATTAATGCAGAAAATTTACCTGCTGATGGTCCTATCTTTTGCAAAACCCAATTCGTTATCCACACAAAGGTCAATCTCATCATTCTTCCTCGACCTTGAAGTTCTAGGTGACATAAGCTGTGCATCAGAAATTGTGACAACTTTTTCGAAAATCTGGAGGGGAGTCCCCTCAGCTGCACATATAAGTCGGGCTTTATTCTCGTACATAACCTGTACAAGCAATTACAAAGATGTAACCAGTGATTTTTATTCTTCTGggcttttttttaatttggtccATTTTTTCAGTTATAGACAAATAATTTGGTATTTAATTCACACAGCGGTGCTTGCCGGTATACAGTATTAGAGCCGACACATGACATCTTAATCGATACTGTAAGAATAACACTAGGTCATGTATCAAAACAATGCAGTAGGAAATGGACTAACATCAACTAGAGTGATGAAACGATAGGCTGCTGCCCTGTTGTGGAGCCCAAATTTTGGCACTCCATCCAAAGCCAGGGTATGAAAGTTCTCTACAAAAAAGATCACAAGATAGTATTTTCCCTTAAAAGAAATTGTTAATGAAATTGTATAAACATGATATGCCCCCGTTTACTTAAGACTTGATTGACAAAggtgaaaaaaatgaatataaataataaaaactttCCACACTAGCGTGATATTCCTGAAGAATAGCCTTGCTCATACCCAGATAAAACagattaaaatcatatagatTTCATAACTCCTGGCGGTAAGACTCAACTCTATCAAACACAACAGCTACTTGACATCAATTAATGTAGCCCTAATGGTGAATCTACCATAATTGACTTACTAGACAATCCTAAATAGTCTGCAGCTCCAAGAGGTTTGTCACAAAGATCCTCGAAAGTAAAGTATGCACATCCATTAGCACCAAGCGGAACCTGACCAATTGGATACAAGGTAAAACTTTAACAGATTACAATAAAAAACCTTAACAAAGGCGTTGTTACTCAGACTCGGCCGGAAGTGTCCAGCATTGATACATGTCTAACTGTCGGACTTGctaaacatttttaaaaatttatttgtttttggcTTAAAAGTGTCCCAAGTGTCCATACCCATATCTGAATGTCGAGTGTGCGACACAGGTACTTAAGGAAAAAATAAAAGTCTGAGTAACAGTAAGAAAGCATAGATGCAATGTATAACCTGCAATCTTCTTCCCATTATGACTTCCACCTTTTGTGGAACAGCCTTATGATGAGAGATCAACTGCTCAAATTTTTGCTTAAGAAGGCCTGACGGATACTTCTCAACAAAGTAAAAACCTTGCTCAGCCTGCAGCAAGTAAAAGCATGAAAAGTTACAGCCACTGATAAAATTTCCCGATAAATGTGACACTCATAAAAGCTTTAAGTAATATACTTATAGAAAAAGAGCAAAGTCATCATGTTTTACCGAAGTCATTTTGCGGTAGTCTGTTGACGAACAAATTTCATGCACTGCACATCTTTCCTACATTCCGACAAGCACCAAGTTACTAAATAACGAACGAGTAAACAGACTTGATGTGTTTTAGTCTACATAGAGGAATGTCTGTAGACTAGGATGAAGTAGTGTCCATTTAGAAACTTATGTATACTAGGATTTGGTAGTAGTAGCTTTAATCAGATAAGCTgaaacaatgcagatgcaatgtcACTCCTTTGTTAGAAGTGAACATCTACAAATCAAAATTTGTCCGTTTCCATTGCCGCTGATATATCAAGAGTACAAAAGTAACAAAACACTTGCTTCAGCTTGCCTAATCATCACCCTCCTAGAGGAACCTCCATTTACATACCTTCAAGGCAGAAATAAATGGCAGAAAAAGATCTCTTTGCAGCCCCCGCTCATAAAGGTTGTCTGGAGCACGGTTGGAAGTAGCAATAAGAATCTGCACTTGTCAAAATGACGAATACGCAGATAATAGTACATCATttacttttagaattaaatGTAACTCAAAGTAAGAGAATGGAACACACACAGATCATGAAGGTTCATAAACTTACAGCTCCAGTGCTGAATAGATGTCTAAAAAGACGGTTCAACAATGATGCATCAGCAACATCAGTCACCTTTGGAAGTATATAACAGAAAGAAAGGATCAGCGACTTTTAAGCAGCTGACTGTTTGAATGACAAACCATAAATTCATGGCATACCATAAATTCATCGAGGCATAACAAAATTGCTTCATCAGATATCTCTGCTGCAACAACTTCAAGGGGATCAGCCACACCCTTGTGCTTCTGCAGTTGCAAACTAATAAAGATTATTATCCTACCAACGCTAACTACCTTTTCCATGTCAGAGCCAATATTCAAAACATGATGTAAACTGGCAGTTCACCGTGTGGATGACATGCTAAAACGTGTGTTAATGGACACATCGAATCCTTGTGCTTGGATAACTGCCCCTGTTTAGACAGAGAGATGCTCACTAGATACACGTTTGACATAAATTTTCTCTGTTACCTGCAAGCGACTGTGTACATCCAACATAAAGTCGTGGAAATGGATCCTCTTTTTCCTCCAACCGGAAGGCCTGAGTGAACAACAATAGAAGTCAAACATAATTATTTGAACAGTGCCTGCTTCAAATGTGCTAAATGTTTTCCATTAACCGGTTGCTTAAAGTATGAAAGAATACGCTGATTACACTAAAGCTTACAACTGTTCGAAAAACAAATCCATCAACATAGTTTTTCCTGTGCCAACCCCTCCATATAGATAAAGTCCTTTTACAGGTGAGTAAGTATACTGAGGTTTGAGACGGGACCACAACCACCTACATCTGAAATTAGTATTTAGGAGAGTAATATTTAGTCTACTGCACAACACATAAATTGCTATATCAATTGTCATGATGCTTCAAACATGGAGTCAACCATAGATTACCTCAATTCTTTCTCAGAAGCATCATAGCGGTCCAAACGACAGGCTATTTCCGACTCAATTAGCTCATCATATAGTCTCTGTATTTCTTTTACGGTGCCTACCTGCAAAATTACTGTAAGAATATAGTCTATAAGGGTCAACCAAAATAAGGGATTAGCACAAAACAGGAGCACATTTATTAAACAATGTGACTTGATTGCTCACATTTAGCCAAAAGAATGtgtttacaaattattttaatttatcccCTGGCTTATAGCCAGCTGATACCATCACCTTCTGAAATTACGAGGTCGGCGGTTCAAGAGCTGCCTCAGTGGTCAGTGAAAGGCATAGGTGTGTGAATATTCAAATTTACGCAGGGAATGAAGAAGACAGAAacagttaaaaatatatatatttatattctattcTTCTTGTAAGCTATAAACTGTCAATGATGAAACTTCTAATTTGAAACAGAAATATGATATCTTCTGGAAATATTTGCATATATTAGATGCAGCTTTTACACTGTACACAGAATAAATTTAGTACGAATACTAAAGCTTATGTCGATAGAATGCTAAAACTGGAAAAattaagtgttaaattaaagTGAGTTCCCAGTGCAATCTCAATAAAAAGGCCCATATGTATGATCCATAGACGAAGGGTCAACTAATAATTCAAGTTGTGCTTCACATATCAAGAATAAGGTAATCATCGCACCTGGCAAATGTCACCATCCACAAGTTCACCTGTAGCAATTCTACGCTTATACTCCACAAGAGGCCCTCCAGAATGTGATCCTGTGATAAATTTATAGGCTTAACAAACAAACACGAAATCTTTATACCTCTAACCAGTATTCAACTAATCAAAGGACACAAAAGGACTCGTAATAGAAGGCACCTGCAGTTGAGATGTTAGAAACTTCAGTACATAACGCTCTTGTGATTATACAAGAGGGGTTTCGCTGCACATGGCCATCTCCTCTATAATACAAAGACTTTGGATTTGTTGTTGTACTAACCAAATAATCGGGTATATTCTTTGATCCATTACTTGATCCATTACTAGAGTTAGTCCTTCCATGCTGACAAGCTAATCTAAAATGCCGTACAGAACGAACAAACTTCCTCATCCTTTAGTTTCAGCTTTATATAGATGGATGCAGAAGGAACTTTTAGGATGAGTCCACGATCATGTCAACAAACTTCTGTTCCATACACAGAGTATCCGCTGCCGATTAAACCAGAATTTGAGGTTACATTTAAAGTGatcattttgaaaaataaaaaataaaacggCTGTAGCAGTATTCCCAAGTAATTGAAAGCAACGCTAGATCAATGAATTAAAACTTCCCTGAAAAACATAAACAACAATTCCGTTGTAATCATGAAATTTACAACTTTATTCACTACTAAAAGAACACCTTTCATTgtgacaaaagaaaaaaaaagaacaccTTTCatactttctctctctctctctctctccctctcccactcTGCGTCTCTCTCTCcatccctccctctccctctccctctctccctctctctccctccctccctccctccctctctctctctctctctcacacacacacacataccattTAAACTACTTTCTCCAGATACTATACTAACGAGACACAAACTTGTTTGTCAATAAACATTTAGCcaaaaaaaatacaagaaaattGCTTAAAGAAAACACAGTTCACCTGGATGATGATTGAATATCAGATTCCCCAGAAGCGTTCAAATCACCCGAATATATACTCACTCtttatatatcataaataaattgataataGTATCATGTATGTATTGTGTCTGCGTACAGAGTGTTTCTTGATTCAATGCGTACGTCAAGAAAGAATGTATTTCAATGCTGCGATCGTAACTGCAACGGTTATCTTCCTTCCCGGACTTGGTAGTAATATTTTTGTCTTTAATCCAATGGCGTAAGAGTCACGCTCCGATCGTTATATAAGTACTCCACCGTcctcttttaattaattctttttattttaaattttaaatatataatttaagattattaattttaattttgttttttctatatgtttgaaattaatatttttatatttttaaataaaaaattgcctatataaatatttgaacaGATTCATTAAActatttatttgtttagtttagaaccaatataaaaaaatatattcaaaaatcagATATCCTattgaaataatgattttattaatttcataaCTTTATGTCGATTATTTACATTTTACATGTCAATGTCCAATCGACATCCAGACTCCAGTCAACACCACCTGTTTCGTCAACTGGATTTTGAATCTAACGACTTCCGCTGAAAAAACACTAAAATTTGATGgcgaaatataattttatgagtTCTGCAGAGACTATGGTGTGGATGAATAACTTGATACAAGGCCCGAATAAAAGTATCAACTATGGTGGGCGAGTTGAACAACGCTGTACCACAGTCCACACATCTAACAATTCACAAAGTAAAAGATAAATTCTTGAAAGTCTCTTGCACTTGTCCGAGTTGCTAGTCAACTCAGCTTATAGCAGGCGCTAACATTTTTCTGCATACTATATAGCTAACGTCTTCTTCCCACCCAAACACACTGCTCCTTTTTTCCTTTTAAGACTCCATTTCATTGCCGATGTACATCAACTGTCGTTTCACGATTCCCGGTGTCCCTGACAGGAGTGTTGTGCACATCTTTTAGTTCTTCAAAGAACATTCGTTTACAGCTTGCCTAGTCCTGAGCCACTTGCAGATTAATACTTCAATTTGCATCCTCTTGGTTATAGTGTCACATTATACTGATAAATCAGTTCTTCCGACAGATCGTGATGCCATCGCCTATTGGCACCTGGTAACAACACATAGATTGTTTTTAGATATATAGACAGGTTAAGAAGATGATAAGTTCAATAGAACAATGACAGAACTTCATGCACGTACCATGCTAATGCTTACACGTTCATCCTCCATTATACCTTGATTGAAATTCCTAATGCTGACTGTCTTGGCATCATTAACCTATATGAATGAACTGATAGAATCACTTAACCAGTTGGGAATTCATAATGCGTATCTGCTTGAGTAACTTCATTTACCAGTGGATTGGCAACTTTGCCATGCCAGAGCACATTATCAATTACAATAATCCCACCAACCCTCACCTGCAATATTAGATTAAGAGAAGGTTAACAATCTTGACCACTTGATGGATGCAAATGGAACCATCTAATCCCACATACCCTTCAGAAAACTAAATGGTATGTTAgacaaaaatataattgatactGTGATTCTAACCAGTTGTAGCAGCAATTCAAAGTATTCTTGATAATTTCTTTTGTCAGCATCAACAAATGCAAAGTCATAGCTGCAGTGATAACGCAAGTAATTTATGAGAATCGATAGATATGGCACAATTAATAGTATACTGAACAGTGAACAAAGTGAAAACCACAAAAAGTGACGAGCACGAGGAAAATGTAGTAGTTCAAATTAAGAAAAAACATAGCGGTCATTTCTTTCAGCTTTAGAACTGATTCAAGAAAAGATGTATATCATAAATAGACATGTGGGTTTACTCTATCAAGGATACACACCTGTCTTCTGATAAGGTTTATCTTCTGATACAAGGGGTAGGGCAATATTCATGTAACTGATAAATCCTGGGAAGATCCAGATAATAATATTTGGCCAAAGGTTTTATCTTTACCAGAGCAGTTTTGATTGAGGGTGTTGATGCCAGTTATCGTCATGGACGAGATATCATAATAAAGGGTATTCGTAAGAAACTTTAGTAGATATTCATGACGGAAATTGGTTATAGATCTGACAAAACTCTAGAAGTATGAATCACAATCCTCATTTTATCATACAAATCCGTTGTATTATAGAAAGATATTTATGCTTTGGTGTCCACACATTATAACCTAATGGTCATGTCTCATCTCAGACCATTTCATACCTCAACTACTCTAAAAATTAACTTATGAATTGGTGCATACTTGAAGATGCCAAATTGGATCGCTACTGCACATTAAGTCAACAGTCTTGGAGGTGACTCATAATGGGAGTGAAAGCTTGCAGGGTGATAATTTAATCAGTCTGTGGTATAAAAGTTATGAACTCAGCTCAATTCTCTAATGTAAACTCTTCCTTAAATTATTGTCCGAATTTACCCCTTTcacttatattttttctttcagtTGCTTGAGTTTAACAATATCTGCATACCACAAGTCTAATGAAGTAGAGAACATGAAAAAGAACTAGGAAGATGACTTTTAAGAAAGTCCAAAGAAAACTTATTGATGTTGTTTATGTCCATATATAGTCTTCAAAATATCTTTCACCGtgagttaaatttataattgcCAAATAACACCCTCTTATACGCTGTTTAGGTTTTGGCTACCCTGTATGGTAGGTTTTAATGAGTACAGTAGTAGGCTAAAGTCAAACAACATTAAAACCTCAACTTTAAGAAATACCTGCAACCTTCTCCATTCTGAATCATTAATTTCAATGCATCAGCTGCTAGCCCATGTCTGACATCAACCTAGTGCAATTAAATATCTTAAGACAGAATATTACAGCACGATGTAGGTAATTGTCGGTCGATACCAAAATAAGCATCCCCATTATATAGAGTTGGGCAGCAGGGGTATTGCAGTTGGCCTTGGAATTTAGAAATTGATTCTTTCTTATATATTAATCCCTACCTATAATATAGAATTTCGTTTATATCTAACAGAGAGTATAAGCACATagcataaaattgaaaatatacacTTTCAGATTACAAACTAAAGAGAGGAGATAGTTATCACCTTATGCAAGACACCAGCTTGCTCATAATACCTTTTCGCCACCTCAAGAGCCTTCCCATCTCTTTCACAAGCAACTAAACGGCCGGACTCCGGTAGGACAAGAGCAACAGCCAGTGAGGAGTATCCCTGGAAGCAACAATTAAccaaatttgtttttaaaatttcatcaatatattaaattttagattatacttgtcacaaagtcataaCAATGTAATTAACATTTTGCATGCCCCAAAATACACATTAAACTTTGCTATGTCGTTCATGAAGTTATTAACTTGGTACGTTTAAAAATTAATAGGATCCATGCTTATACAGTACCATTATATGTCAGTTTTTACTGATTCCAATATCTTTCAGGCAAGAAAATCGTGAGGCAGTCTAGCAGGATACTGAAGCCTTGGAGGCTCTTTCCAAGTAATTATGTACTAGAAATTGAGGGGATTTTTTGAGGTGACTCTTTTCTGTCAATTTGAAGAAGGTGTTATTATTTAAACGGTAAGAAACTTCTTCTGAATGAAGTTTATAACAGCATTGTTAAATAACGATGTCTTATCAGAAGGCAATGGCTAGAACTTATCAACATATCTGCACATGGCATTAAATTTTGAAGAAGTCCTCGAAATTAAGTTGatgagaattttttttgaacaaagTACTGATATATCTTGCTTACCGTATAAACACCAACTTCTATGCACTTTTCTGCCCCTAGAATCTGGACTAGCATTGCGAGTAGTTGTGCTTGATCAGGAGATACCTATGGACAAAGCACCAGCACCAATTAGGCTAATAACATAGAGAAGCTTCAGAAATGAATCccactaaaaaaattattaattattatattcttcTTCCAGACTTTTACTCAATATAGCTTAAATAATGTAATTATATTCTTCTTCCAGACTTTTACTCAATATAGCTTAAATAATGTAATTAGAGTGCAGTAAGCACTCTGTTACTCCTCAATTTCTAATACATAATTACTTGTTAAAAAACGTATAATCTTTTATTGACTTGAAGCATTATCAGCTTACTTTATTTATAAGGCATACAATCATTTAATGCTCTTCACACAGAATATCCTACTCATGCTAATTCCGAAGGATGGAGACGCCATAACTTCCTTTGGAAATATCAAACAGATTACATTCAAATTCTAATTACTTGAACATCATTTCTTACAATCTCTGTCAAACAACTTCAAACAGTATATGCCTACTTCTGCTAATTCAGAGGGAGGGAGACGCCATAACTTCCTTCGGATATATCAAACAGATTACATCCAATTTCTAATTACTCAATCACCATTTCGCACAATCTCTAACAGACAGTTCAAATTACCGAAACAACACAAATACAACTCTAATTACACATTTTCAACTTGCAAAAAGTCGAATAAAATCAATTACCTGCATCTGACTACCACGCATCGTCGAAGTCTCCTCCCGTAATTCCCGCAGAATCTAACACACAAAAAACACAATAAACATCACGAAAAACACGCATATTCATCCAattaaaaacacacacacaaaaacaaaattgtaCTTGTGGTTCTCTGACATTATCGAGCAAGTAATCGTAGAGGCGTGGagtgatgctgatgatttcTTTGCGCCCGTACTTGCCGTCGCCGGAGACAACGACGGCGTCGGAAGTGAGGGTTTCGGCGGCGGCGATTGAGGAGCACGCGATGTGTTTGAGGAAAACGACGGCGTTTGGCTTGGGCAAGGAGGTGGTGGTGAATAAACGATTGCGAAATTGTGGGAAAGAATTGACGCAACGGCACGCCAACGAGCTAGCCATGTTGAAGGATTTACAAGCCTCAGTGGCTATTGTTTCATTCTGATGGTTCGTTGAGACAAAACGGTCATGTGACTGTAACATAGTTTCTCACTGCGGTAAAAAAATCCTCACTCCCAATACACACTCCAGTCGAAAAAAGTTGTCCAATTTTAATTTGGGTCGACAAATATTGACTTATACTCtatacaataaaattaaaatattatataaacagaattatatgtatattatttatttcaaaagtataattttcagatttctaaaattgcataaaataatttaaaacttcaGTCAAACAAGATCAATTTGATATGTCGAATTTTAAAGTCGACGAATAATATGAATAAAAGGAAGGATTTTTTggtaaataaatgattttattaaaataaaacggTTTGTGAAATAATACTCGAATGATCAATTATAACTTGATTTTAAACAAATAGACGTTTCGTTTTCAGACTATTTAATACATAgaatattataatgatatttcGAGTAATCAACTTACATTAGTAATGAAATTAGTAACTACGTAATTGATTTTCACATAAGCATCATTCGTAGTCCAAAAATAATAACTATTAATTTTATTGCTTAGAATCGTACAAgtcaaaattttatcataattttgacAGGAATATCAAGTTGGATGCGGATAGCAAAAAATAACAAtctgatatatatttatataaaataactcGAATCATGaaaattttttaactaaaaagtaaattagcataaaaaaaaagtatatattcaagtcgtttgatattttgtacgtaatttataaattttattaaaaaaattaaaattaatatttttaaaatttatttaagaaaggattttaattaaaatatcgaACGATTACGAAGATATACCTTGTCCCAGCTGAGATGCTTCGAGGCAAGTTCTGACTCTTGACTGCTGAGCAACTAATCCTGACGTTAAAACAAAACCCGTGATGGCCCATCTTTCGAGAATCCAACGTGGCATCACCACAGCCACAACATATAAAAATGGAATTTCCCCATTTGGGATAGAATCAAATTAGTGGCCACAAACATCTCACATGCTATCCACCCACACCTCTGAACACGCTTTTCGTACCAGCAATTCTCATCCACTCGTGTCCCTCACGCGCTCCCATCCCACGTAACAAACACCACTAATCTTCACGAACCTTCTTCCCCTACCAACTGACACGTGTCAAAAATGACACGTGTACGCACCAGAACCCTAGCTGGGAATGACCTATTGCTTTTCATTATTCTATAAGTAATCGCATTCTCTTCCTCACTTTTAACCTAAACAATAGCCACTTTTCTCTGTTCAATATACACACAAAAATCTGTATCTATAATTTCAAGAAATCCTTGTTTGTTTCTCCACACCATTGAATCTGATTGTAAGTGTTTAAACATTTGAgatctgttatatatatataattcgcTCAAGATCTCACCGTGTTTTTTCTGTTGTatgataattttgttttgattttgcaGAAATTATAGCGTTGATGTACTGATGGAGACGAAAGCAGCCATTAGTGTCCAATACGAAGCTCCTCTTGGTTACTGCATCGAAGATATTCGTCCTAACGGTGGCATCCAGAAATTCAGATCCGCTGCTTACTCCGACGTAAGTCCTCATATTTGTAATTAAATCTCGATGAATGAAATTCATCGGGATcggagattttttttatttatcgaGATTGAAATTGATCGTTTGATTGTTGTATTTGTTATGATGATTGATGTTCTGATTttgtattttgattttgtgtatgCAGTGCGCGAGGAAGCCATCCTGATTAGTTTTTAGGGTTAATCGTTTCTTAAATCTCGCAAATCGAAAAATCCCCAATTTTTTTGATCTcgttcttaaatttattttttcaaaactttttacCGCACCCAAAAATGACTGTTTCACCGATTGGTTTCGAGGGCTACGAGAAGCGCCTAGAAATTACTTTTGCCGAGTCATCTGTTTTTACCGACCCGACCGGTTCGGGTCTCCGAGTCTTGACTCGTTCTCAAATCGACTCGATCCTCGAGCTAGCTGCTTGCACTATTGTGTCTCAGCTCTCCAACTCGGAGTTTGACTCGTACGTGTTATCCGAGTCGAGTCTGTTTATTTTCCCCTACAAGATCGTCATCAAGACATGTGGAACCACTAAACTGCTCTTATCTATCCCACAAATTCTCAAACTCGCCGAGTCCATCTCACTCCGAGTCAACTCGGTAAAGTACTCGAGGGGCACATTCATTTTCCAAAATACCCAGCCTGCCCCTCACCGCAGCTTCTCCGAAGAAGTCGGATTCCTGAACC
This genomic window contains:
- the LOC108225133 gene encoding uncharacterized protein LOC108225133 isoform X3 — protein: MRKFVRSVRHFRLACQHGRTNSSNGSSNGSKNIPDYLVSTTTNPKSLYYRGDGHVQRNPSCIITRALCTEVSNISTAGSHSGGPLVEYKRRIATGELVDGDICQVGTVKEIQRLYDELIESEIACRLDRYDASEKELRCRWLWSRLKPQYTYSPVKGLYLYGGVGTGKTMLMDLFFEQLPSGWRKKRIHFHDFMLDVHSRLQKHKGVADPLEVVAAEISDEAILLCLDEFMVTDVADASLLNRLFRHLFSTGAILIATSNRAPDNLYERGLQRDLFLPFISALKERCAVHEICSSTDYRKMTSAEQGFYFVEKYPSGLLKQKFEQLISHHKAVPQKVEVIMGRRLQVPLGANGCAYFTFEDLCDKPLGAADYLGLSKNFHTLALDGVPKFGLHNRAAAYRFITLVDVMYENKARLICAAEGTPLQIFEKVVTISDAQLMSPRTSRSRKNDEIDLCVDNELGFAKDRTISRLTEMNSSEYHEQHAEFLAEVWHQQGGDKGLQG
- the LOC108225133 gene encoding uncharacterized protein LOC108225133 isoform X2; translated protein: MRKFVRSVRHFRLACQHGRTNSSNGSSNGSKNIPDYLVSTTTNPKSLYYRGDGHVQRNPSCIITRALCTEVSNISTAGSHSGGPLVEYKRRIATGELVDGDICQVGTVKEIQRLYDELIESEIACRLDRYDASEKELRCRWLWSRLKPQYTYSPVKGLYLYGGVGTGKTMLMDLFFEQLPSGWRKKRIHFHDFMLDVHSRLQKHKGVADPLEVVAAEISDEAILLCLDEFMVTDVADASLLNRLFRHLFSTGAILIATSNRAPDNLYERGLQRDLFLPFISALKERCAVHEICSSTDYRKMTSAEQGFYFVEKYPSGLLKQKFEQLISHHKAVPQKVEVIMGRRLQVPLGANGCAYFTFEDLCDKPLGAADYLGLSKNFHTLALDGVPKFGLHNRAAAYRFITLVDVMYENKARLICAAEGTPLQIFEKVVTISDAQLMSPRTSRSRKNDEIDLCVDNELGFAKDRTISRLTEMNSSEYHEQHAEFLAEVWHQQELSTILPHLK
- the LOC108225133 gene encoding uncharacterized protein LOC108225133 isoform X1, yielding MRKFVRSVRHFRLACQHGRTNSSNGSSNGSKNIPDYLVSTTTNPKSLYYRGDGHVQRNPSCIITRALCTEVSNISTAGSHSGGPLVEYKRRIATGELVDGDICQVGTVKEIQRLYDELIESEIACRLDRYDASEKELRCRWLWSRLKPQYTYSPVKGLYLYGGVGTGKTMLMDLFFEQLPSGWRKKRIHFHDFMLDVHSRLQKHKGVADPLEVVAAEISDEAILLCLDEFMVTDVADASLLNRLFRHLFSTGAILIATSNRAPDNLYERGLQRDLFLPFISALKERCAVHEICSSTDYRKMTSAEQGFYFVEKYPSGLLKQKFEQLISHHKAVPQKVEVIMGRRLQVPLGANGCAYFTFEDLCDKPLGAADYLGLSKNFHTLALDGVPKFGLHNRAAAYRFITLVDVMYENKARLICAAEGTPLQIFEKVVTISDAQLMSPRTSRSRKNDEIDLCVDNELGFAKDRTISRLTEMNSSEYHEQHAEFLAEVWHQQALELRTNDEEMVQSFRRSCHT
- the LOC108224929 gene encoding uncharacterized protein LOC108224929 isoform X2 translates to MLQSHDRFVSTNHQNETIATEACKSFNMASSLACRCVNSFPQFRNRLFTTTSLPKPNAVVFLKHIACSSIAAAETLTSDAVVVSGDGKYGRKEIISITPRLYDYLLDNILRELREETSTMRGSQMQVSPDQAQLLAMLVQILGAEKCIEVGVYTGYSSLAVALVLPESGRLVACERDGKALEVAKRYYEQAGVLHKVDVRHGLAADALKLMIQNGEGCSYDFAFVDADKRNYQEYFELLLQLVRVGGIIVIDNVLWHGKVANPLVNDAKTVSIRNFNQGIMEDERVSISMVPIGDGITICRKN
- the LOC108224929 gene encoding probable caffeoyl-CoA O-methyltransferase At4g26220 isoform X1, with translation MLQSHDRFVSTNHQNETIATEACKSFNMASSLACRCVNSFPQFRNRLFTTTSLPKPNAVVFLKHIACSSIAAAETLTSDAVVVSGDGKYGRKEIISITPRLYDYLLDNVREPQILRELREETSTMRGSQMQVSPDQAQLLAMLVQILGAEKCIEVGVYTGYSSLAVALVLPESGRLVACERDGKALEVAKRYYEQAGVLHKVDVRHGLAADALKLMIQNGEGCSYDFAFVDADKRNYQEYFELLLQLVRVGGIIVIDNVLWHGKVANPLVNDAKTVSIRNFNQGIMEDERVSISMVPIGDGITICRKN